The following is a genomic window from Paenibacillus sp. FSL R5-0766.
GATCGATAAATGGGCTGATGAGAAAAGACTTTGATCCTACAGAAAATGCAGGTTCAAAGTCTTTTTGAGTGAATTTTATAATTGCACATCCAGCGAATAGTGATCGCGAAGTACTGATAAATGATGGAGCTCATGTCCAGCCATAACAAATGCAATCGATCGAGCTGAAGCAGGATTCTCACTGACGATCCCTCTACAGAGCCAAGCTTCCGGCGTGAGGCGACGAAGCATAAGAATGGTTGAGCGGCGTGTGACGGCATATTCTTCGCTCAAATCGGCGAGGGTATACGTATTAAAAGGGTGGGTCTGCATAAGCACGTCCTGATCGTAGCCGGGATGATTCGCTTTGTCACCTCTGGCAATGCGAAGCAATCGGCTGCTCATGATGCGTTCGTTATCCAAAAGGTGGCCGATGACCTCCTTCACGCTCCATTTGCCTTCGGCGTACCGATAATTTGCTTGCTCCTCTGTCAATGAAGAGAGCAAAGTTGGTATGATGTTGGCTTGCAGCTCTAAGCGTTCGATGATGTTCCCTTCAGGAACAAGCTGGATGTACCCTTCATAATAAGCTGCATATTCCTCTGTAGTTGGTCTTTCAACCATGGTAATACCTCCTTTGGGATTCGTAGATCTGGAATATATTGTAGCATAAATCTTACTTCCAGCATTAAAATTGGCCCTTCCGCTTGATAGGTGGAAGGGCCGTTTCATGTGATTTGAACAGTTTATAGCGTTTGGGTGTACCACTTCTAATCCGTTCGTCGTATCCCCTTAGTTTGAACAAACTTCTCCAAAACCACAAAATCCTCCGTCACTTTTTTGAACGGCAACGTGTCCAGCACCTGTGCCCGGTAACTCTTTTTAGCCGCTTCGCTGAGACGGGAGTCAAGTATGCTGAGTATGCCAAGGTCGGTTTCACTACGAATCAAGCGTCCCGTTCCTTGCCGCAACCGAAGAAGCATGTCCGGTACAAACACCTCCATGAACGGATTCTCCGTTACAGATGACTTATATTCATACACAGGATCCGATGGAACAGGGAAGGGCAGTCGGAAAATAATGACCTGTGACAGGTCAGACCCCTCGATATTCACGCCTTCCCAGAATACACCGGTACCCAGCAGTACACCTTTGCTTTTCCTGAATTCGGCGATGACACTGTCCTGTGATGACCCCTCTTTCTGAACATGGACTGCCCATGTGTATTCATTAGCCCTTGAGATCAACTTTTTGTGAATGTACTTCATGTCCTCTTTTGCTGAAAAAAGGATGATTGTTCTTCCCTGAGTTAGATTACAGAGTTGAACCACTTCGTTGTAAGCTGCTTTAAGATAGTTTTCGCGCTGATCGTGGTGGTAATAGGGAACTTTGTTCGAAATATACATCATGGCATGGTTGGTGTAGTCAAAAGGGGAGGGTTGGCGCTCTAAGAAATCTCCCTTATAACCGAGGGAGTCCGTCATATAAGAATATTGTTCCTCCAGCGTATCCCCGCCTTGGCACAGCGTTGCTGATGTTAGGACTACAGGTACCTTGCCATTAAATAAAGCGTATTTCAGAAATTGACTTATATCTTTGGGACAGATGCTGATTGTGGTTACTCCAAGGGGACTGCTTGCCCATCTGAGATAGTTGTCCTCTATTTCAGCCAAGACATGGATGAGCGTAATGAGCCCATTCATGGCTTCAAAAGCGTCATCTATCTCCCGCTCGTGGCGTGAGGTCAAAATGGAAAGGCGTAGACTGAGATCTTTTAATTCGTTCGAGACCTGGTTCAACGGTATTCCTTTGATCTCTGACACTTTAATTCGGTCGTTATCCTGCTTGGCATGGTGGAGCAAATCCGCGTTTACCTGTTTGAAGATGCGCTCAGCGCAGTTTTTGATGAACTTGGATTGTGAGAAGAGACTTTTATCCCCGGACTGCTTCGTGAGAAGCTGCACCGTGGTATCCAGAATGCGGCAGATTCCCCGATATGTGAACTCGAGTGTTCTGGCATCCCGAACTTTTGTTTCCAGATTATGCGCTTCATCAATGACGATCAGAGCAGGCTGTTCTGAGATGATGCTCTTGGTTCCTTCTTTTTTCTTCATCAAATCCCGTATGAGCAAGTCCTGGTTCACGATAATAAAATCAATCTCGTGAGCTTTTGCATTCAATTTCGCTCTCATATCGTAAAACAAACATGCATTTTTGTGATGACAACGTTCAAATTTGCAATCATTCACGGAAACGTGGGACCATTCGGCATCACTAACTCCAGCTTTAATATCGGCTCTTTCATCAATTTCATAATCTAATATGCGCTGTGCGAGGGTAGATACGGAGGAGTTTGCATCATCAAGACTGATCCATTCCGCTGCTCTACTTCGGCAGGCATACTGCCCCATGCCTTTTCCCACCACGGAGCGAACCGTTGAGAATCCCAACCGACTACCAATAATCCTTAAATCTTTATGTATCTGTTCCGAGAGCTGAATGGAGGATGTCGCTATAATGACTGGTTTCTGAGACATTTGATTCGTGAGCAGACTTGGGATCAGGTACGCAAAAGACTTACCGATTCCGACACCAGCTTCAATCATGGCATTATGTCCATGGATATAAGCATCGGCGATATCGAGAGACATTTCTTGCTGTCCGATCCGCTCTCTAAGGCCAATTCGGGGGAACCGGTCATATATTCGGAAGATGGCGTTAACCAAAGAACGTTCGATTTCCTTGTCCGGTTCCTGCTTATTTATTTTATAAAGTTCATTTAACCAATTCATAACGATCGCCTCTCTTCCGAATGATGATCTTCTTGTACTCACTTTGGAGACGATTTACGTCACAATACAGTTGTAACGGCATTTTTCAATCTGGATACGCCTTCCTGTAATTGTTCATCTGACAAATGTGCAAAAGACAAATAGATACCATACTTCGTACCAACAGACGTTGAACTGCTGACTTCTGAGTATACCACACCTTGTGACCTAGCCGATTCCCGAAAGGCCTCATAAGTGGTCACATTACCTCGCCACCAGCCAAACACGTGTAGACCCGCTTCATTCTCCACCCAATCAAACCATGTAGAGAGTTGCTTGTTCAAATGTTTGAGTAACAGATGGAATTTGCGACTGTATAATCGATTCATTCTGCGCAGATGACGCTCATATTGACCACTTGTCATGAATGCAGCTAATGCCCGTTGTTCGATCAGGTTAACGGGTCTTGGCTCGTATAATGCCTGTGCCTTTCTAAAAGTATCAGCCAAGGTAGGGGGAAGAACCACATAACCAAGTCGTACTTCTAAAGGCAAGGTTTTGGTAAAGCTACCCAGGTAGATTAC
Proteins encoded in this region:
- a CDS encoding DinB family protein; amino-acid sequence: MVERPTTEEYAAYYEGYIQLVPEGNIIERLELQANIIPTLLSSLTEEQANYRYAEGKWSVKEVIGHLLDNERIMSSRLLRIARGDKANHPGYDQDVLMQTHPFNTYTLADLSEEYAVTRRSTILMLRRLTPEAWLCRGIVSENPASARSIAFVMAGHELHHLSVLRDHYSLDVQL
- a CDS encoding ATP-dependent DNA helicase, which produces MNWLNELYKINKQEPDKEIERSLVNAIFRIYDRFPRIGLRERIGQQEMSLDIADAYIHGHNAMIEAGVGIGKSFAYLIPSLLTNQMSQKPVIIATSSIQLSEQIHKDLRIIGSRLGFSTVRSVVGKGMGQYACRSRAAEWISLDDANSSVSTLAQRILDYEIDERADIKAGVSDAEWSHVSVNDCKFERCHHKNACLFYDMRAKLNAKAHEIDFIIVNQDLLIRDLMKKKEGTKSIISEQPALIVIDEAHNLETKVRDARTLEFTYRGICRILDTTVQLLTKQSGDKSLFSQSKFIKNCAERIFKQVNADLLHHAKQDNDRIKVSEIKGIPLNQVSNELKDLSLRLSILTSRHEREIDDAFEAMNGLITLIHVLAEIEDNYLRWASSPLGVTTISICPKDISQFLKYALFNGKVPVVLTSATLCQGGDTLEEQYSYMTDSLGYKGDFLERQPSPFDYTNHAMMYISNKVPYYHHDQRENYLKAAYNEVVQLCNLTQGRTIILFSAKEDMKYIHKKLISRANEYTWAVHVQKEGSSQDSVIAEFRKSKGVLLGTGVFWEGVNIEGSDLSQVIIFRLPFPVPSDPVYEYKSSVTENPFMEVFVPDMLLRLRQGTGRLIRSETDLGILSILDSRLSEAAKKSYRAQVLDTLPFKKVTEDFVVLEKFVQTKGIRRTD